One Pseudomonadota bacterium genomic region harbors:
- a CDS encoding NAD-dependent protein deacetylase — MNATLSADAALGVLRDLLENAHSPPMVLTGAGCSTQAGIPAYRDRRGEWAHPQPIQFAQFRRSEASRRRYWARSFTGWPRFHAARPTPAHQALAWLAERGRVVPLVTQNVDRLHSRAGAEEVVDLHGRLDRVRCLDCGIEMHRATLQTHLEALNGTWSDSVVRDGATHRPDGDRDVSDEAVARFRYIDCERCGGILKPDVVFFGENVPAERLATARERLANAGGLLVVGSSLMVLSGYRFVREALAARKPVLILTQGRTRADDDGVVKLDHECGELLSALVRELGGGSSAPAGR, encoded by the coding sequence ATGAACGCAACCTTGTCCGCCGACGCCGCCCTGGGCGTCTTGCGTGATCTACTGGAAAACGCCCACTCACCCCCCATGGTTCTCACGGGGGCGGGGTGTAGCACCCAAGCGGGTATTCCCGCCTACCGCGACCGACGGGGGGAGTGGGCCCACCCTCAGCCGATCCAGTTCGCCCAGTTCCGCCGCTCGGAGGCGTCGCGCCGGCGCTACTGGGCTCGCAGCTTCACCGGCTGGCCACGCTTTCACGCAGCGCGCCCCACGCCTGCCCATCAAGCACTCGCCTGGTTGGCGGAGCGAGGGCGGGTCGTCCCACTGGTCACTCAAAACGTCGATCGCCTCCATTCGCGTGCTGGTGCTGAGGAGGTGGTCGATTTGCACGGTCGGCTCGACCGGGTCCGCTGCCTCGACTGCGGGATCGAAATGCATAGAGCTACCTTGCAGACGCACCTCGAGGCGCTGAACGGCACCTGGTCGGACTCGGTTGTCCGCGACGGTGCGACGCACCGCCCGGATGGTGATCGGGACGTGAGCGACGAGGCGGTCGCCCGCTTTCGCTACATCGACTGTGAACGTTGCGGCGGCATCCTCAAGCCGGATGTCGTATTTTTCGGTGAGAACGTCCCGGCCGAGCGCCTGGCCACGGCACGGGAGCGCCTGGCGAACGCCGGGGGGCTGCTCGTGGTGGGGTCATCGCTGATGGTATTGTCCGGCTATCGATTCGTGCGCGAGGCCCTCGCCGCACGAAAGCCCGTGCTGATACTCACTCAGGGGCGGACCCGGGCAGACGACGATGGAGTGGTCAAACTCGATCACGAGTGTGGCGAGCTGTTGAGCGCTCTGGTGCGAGAGCTCGGGGGCGGCTCTTCCGCGCCTGCCGGCCGCTGA